A stretch of the Methanobacterium veterum genome encodes the following:
- a CDS encoding MIP/aquaporin family protein, whose protein sequence is MISLKKRFLAELIGTFFLVFMGAGAAAITLMISKGSAVPNAFNIGIGALGGLGDWLAVGLAFGLTIVVLIYAMGHISGCHINPAVTIALWATKKFPGNEVVPYIIAQLIGASLASFLFAASVGMNAVTVGGLGATAPFEGISYYQAILVETIGTFLLMFVIMGSGVDRRAVPGFAGISIGFTVAAVITTIGNISGASLNPARTFGPYLGDYVLAGNNLWNYFPIYIIGPIVGAVLAAFIYEYISSEEKLPAQRVTREK, encoded by the coding sequence ATGATTTCACTTAAAAAGCGTTTTTTAGCCGAGCTTATAGGAACATTCTTCCTCGTATTTATGGGTGCAGGTGCCGCTGCAATAACTTTAATGATAAGCAAGGGATCTGCCGTACCAAATGCATTTAATATTGGAATTGGAGCTTTAGGTGGTTTAGGCGACTGGTTAGCGGTAGGTCTAGCTTTTGGCCTAACTATTGTTGTATTAATCTATGCAATGGGCCATATTTCAGGCTGTCACATAAATCCTGCAGTTACCATTGCCCTCTGGGCCACTAAAAAGTTTCCTGGAAATGAAGTAGTTCCATATATCATTGCGCAGCTTATTGGAGCATCACTTGCAAGTTTCCTTTTTGCCGCAAGCGTGGGGATGAACGCAGTTACAGTGGGTGGTCTTGGTGCAACTGCCCCATTTGAAGGAATAAGTTATTATCAGGCAATTCTGGTTGAAACAATAGGTACGTTTCTATTAATGTTTGTGATAATGGGGTCTGGTGTTGATAGGAGAGCCGTTCCAGGGTTTGCAGGGATTTCAATAGGTTTTACTGTTGCAGCAGTAATTACCACAATTGGTAATATCTCTGGAGCTTCACTTAACCCTGCAAGGACTTTTGGACCTTATTTAGGCGATTATGTTTTGGCTGGGAACAACCTGTGGAACTATTTCCCAATATACATAATCGGTCCCATTGTAGGGGCGGTTTTAGCAGCCTTTATTTATGAGTACATATCTTCTGAAGAAAAGCTGCCGGCCCAAAGGGTAACAAGGGAAAAATAA
- a CDS encoding DUF2180 family protein: MKCYMCALEGKDSDAVAICIVCGMGLCMDHVIREDVEIWEGGFPFPSKKHEKPLPRMLCEWCYAAYKSD; the protein is encoded by the coding sequence ATGAAATGTTATATGTGTGCTTTAGAAGGTAAAGATTCAGACGCCGTAGCAATCTGTATAGTTTGTGGTATGGGGCTGTGTATGGACCATGTGATACGTGAAGATGTTGAAATATGGGAGGGAGGATTTCCTTTTCCCAGTAAAAAACATGAAAAACCATTACCTCGGATGTTGTGTGAATGGTGCTATGCAGCTTATAAAAGTGATTGA
- a CDS encoding DUF2193 domain-containing protein, which translates to MSELYEKMINEALAAQKADVNTVKKYRGHEFKMEHTKAYVDVANKMEAIDGQSEAVINLHVDSINTHYNTLTSLTDTVRPEDDPFVEHYQTPAILEILYEEDESFKKSVDKFIESIEKSEDIIGLDSVRRYAGFYGPTCVVDFALIPGSTSNIVNRILKRTEIPNNHKQAILAAKSWGMNTSYGIGEVFANEIEDGITVTEAIKNEIEMVKSIYETPVEAQAKLMDSLGQESFDVRKYMSNYKKKMKETVMAAVEDDVHYGNIVTVPAYCVGDISHHISQSTYNMCKDDVTMAIIEATTDVMESTLKNSVKDFKSEYQILSVATGAAACAVEYILELDGFNAPTVVELLTRRFHNFVQLNPTRPAAAELHNCDFMDTIYRGWKALDEERRMINGSGKKLEPKVAGFKVNLDPVEQNEVIMNPQRYTYPGCAITVRFSSLMRLADYPCLITSEPVTATLMTNVIALHKETPASPVRACKNCASACLVDFRHSYCQWKEAV; encoded by the coding sequence ATGTCAGAACTATATGAAAAAATGATAAATGAAGCCCTGGCGGCTCAAAAAGCAGATGTAAATACTGTGAAAAAATATAGAGGACATGAATTTAAAATGGAACATACAAAGGCGTATGTTGATGTAGCAAATAAGATGGAGGCCATTGATGGACAAAGTGAAGCAGTAATTAATCTTCATGTTGATTCCATTAACACACACTACAATACACTAACCAGCCTCACTGATACAGTAAGGCCTGAAGATGATCCCTTTGTAGAGCATTATCAAACACCTGCAATATTAGAAATTTTGTACGAAGAAGATGAAAGCTTTAAAAAAAGCGTAGACAAATTTATAGAAAGTATTGAAAAGTCTGAAGACATTATAGGGCTTGATTCTGTAAGGAGATATGCAGGATTTTATGGGCCGACATGTGTTGTGGATTTTGCGTTGATCCCTGGAAGTACAAGTAATATAGTAAATAGAATCCTAAAAAGGACCGAAATACCGAATAATCATAAACAAGCCATTTTAGCTGCCAAATCCTGGGGAATGAACACCTCTTATGGTATTGGAGAAGTTTTTGCAAATGAAATAGAAGATGGAATCACCGTAACTGAAGCCATTAAAAATGAAATTGAAATGGTTAAATCAATTTATGAAACTCCAGTTGAAGCCCAGGCAAAACTTATGGATTCTTTAGGCCAGGAATCTTTTGATGTGAGAAAATACATGTCAAATTATAAAAAAAAGATGAAAGAAACAGTGATGGCAGCAGTTGAAGATGACGTGCACTACGGAAACATTGTAACCGTTCCCGCATACTGTGTAGGTGATATATCCCACCATATATCCCAATCAACTTATAACATGTGCAAAGATGATGTAACAATGGCAATTATAGAAGCCACAACTGATGTAATGGAATCAACACTAAAAAATAGTGTTAAAGACTTTAAAAGTGAATATCAAATATTATCAGTCGCTACAGGTGCTGCAGCATGTGCAGTAGAATATATATTGGAACTAGATGGTTTTAATGCCCCAACTGTAGTTGAACTGCTGACAAGAAGGTTCCACAATTTTGTGCAGCTGAATCCAACAAGGCCTGCAGCAGCAGAACTTCACAACTGCGACTTCATGGACACCATCTACAGAGGCTGGAAAGCTCTGGATGAAGAGCGAAGAATGATAAATGGAAGCGGGAAAAAATTAGAGCCCAAAGTTGCAGGATTTAAAGTTAATTTAGATCCAGTAGAACAAAATGAAGTTATAATGAACCCTCAAAGGTACACATACCCTGGATGTGCTATCACGGTAAGATTCTCATCGTTAATGAGATTAGCTGATTACCCCTGCCTTATAACAAGTGAACCTGTGACTGCAACCTTAATGACCAATGTAATAGCTCTGCATAAAGAAACACCAGCATCTCCAGTTAGAGCATGTAAAAATTGCGCCTCAGCGTGTCTTGTTGACTTCAGACACTCATACTGCCAGTGGAAAGAAGCAGTATAA
- a CDS encoding DUF2769 domain-containing protein, which yields MNIKRCLCPECPVQSESVCAEGKWRIMQEIAWASESGMYFEADRVPGMYCATGKALCNDLNPKKMCICEKCPVWKENNLKDGELKFYFCQRGES from the coding sequence ATGAACATCAAAAGGTGTTTGTGTCCAGAATGTCCTGTCCAGTCAGAGAGTGTATGTGCTGAAGGTAAATGGAGAATAATGCAGGAAATAGCATGGGCAAGTGAAAGTGGAATGTATTTTGAAGCAGATAGAGTCCCTGGAATGTACTGTGCTACTGGAAAGGCATTGTGTAATGATCTTAATCCGAAAAAAATGTGTATATGTGAGAAATGCCCGGTCTGGAAGGAAAATAATTTAAAAGATGGAGAACTAAAGTTTTATTTCTGTCAAAGGGGCGAAAGTTAA